The genomic stretch TGCCGGCTTCGACGCAACACAGGTTTGAACAGCCGGGCAGCGTTCGCGCCGCGACTTGATTTCATCAGGCGCCTGAAGGATTGTCCCGGCCAGTTCGGCTTGGGGGCATCGGCATTTCCTACGACATCGCAATTGCAGGCGCTGGCCCGGCGGGGCTGGCCATGGCGCTCTATCTCAAGCGTGCCGGGCATAGGGTCACCCTCGTCGAGCGCTTCGAGGAGCCGAAGCCGGTCGGCTCCGGGCTGATCCTGCAGCCGACCGGCTTGACGGTTCTGGCCGATCTCGGCCTGCTCGATGACATACTGGCGCTCGGCGCCCGCATCGACCGGCTGCATGGCGCCGACGCCTCGACCGGCCGCACCGTGCTCGACGTCCGCTACGACGCCCAGCGCGGCCACCGTTTCGGCCTGGCGGTGCACCGCGCGGCCCTGTTCGGCGTGCTGTTTCGCGCCGCCCGACGTGAGGCCATCGCCATCGAGACGGGCGTCGAGATCGAGACCATGGAGGCCGGCGAACGGGCGACGCTGATCTGTGGCAATGGGCGACGGGCAGGGCCATTCGACTTGATTGTCGACGCCAGTGGTTCGCGCTCGAAACTGCGGCAGAGCGTGGGCAATGCAGGTGCACCACGGCCACTCACCTATGGCGCGTTCTGGGCCTCGCTCGACTGGCGCGGCGAGGGCTTTGACGAACACGCGCTTCTACAGCGCTACGACAAGGCCTGCGTGATGATCGGCGTGCTGCCGATCGGCCGGCCGGAACCGGGCGCCGAGAGGATGGCGGCCTTCTTCTGGAGCCTGAAGCCGGCCGATGCCGATGCGGTGCGCGCTGTCGGCATCGATGCCTGGAAGGAACGGGTGGTGCGGCTGTGGCCGCAGAGCGAGGCGTATACCAGCCAGATCGACGGTTTCGATCAGCTCTCGCTGGCCCGCTACGGCCATCACACGATGAAGCTTCCCGTCGGTCGCAGCTTGGCCGTCATCGGCGATGCCGCGCATTCGACCAGCCCACAGCTTGGGCAAGGGGCCAATATGGCGCTGCTCGACGCGGCGGCGCTCAGCCATGCGCTGGCGCGCACGCAGAGCGTCGAGGCAGCGCTTGAAACCTACGCCAAGGCGCGGCGCTGGCATGTGCGTGTCTTTCAGGCGCTGTCGCTGGCGTTCACGCCGTTCTACCAGTCGGATTCCACGGCGCTGCCCTTCATCCGCGACAGGCTGGTGGCGACCATCGCAAAGATCCCACCGGCGCCGCAGCTTCTGGCCTCGATGGTCGCCGGCACGGTGATCGATCCGTTCAGGCGGGCAGGGCTTAGGGAAGCGCGGTGGGATTTCGGACAAAATCGGGTTCATGATACGACCGCGTCATAGAGTGTTCGTCTGGGCCGATCCGCATGCACGCCATGTTCAGAGCGCGAAAATCGCAACATCTGATGCGCATCGTTGCATCGTTCCTGTTGATGCTGGTCGTGGCATTGCCTCTCCCTCAGGCCCAAGCCCAGACGCCAGCCCAGGCCAGCCAGCAGGGGGCGGCTGACAGTCAGGAGGCGCTGAAAGCCCGCATCGACGCGGCCTACAAGCTGATGATGGACGCGGGACGCTTCGATGAAGGCTACGCGCAATTGCGCGCAACGCTACTCGATGCCGCCAGAAGCGACCTCTACGAATTCACCGTGGAGAGCTATTCGAACGCAGGCGCGACGTTCCTGAACAACCAGATCCTCGACCATGCCGAGGAGATTTTTGCCGAAGGGCTGAAAACCCGGGCGATGCAGCAGGATGTCGAGAAGCGCGGCGACTTTTATCTCAATTACGCGATGCTGAAGCAGGCCGAGAAGGACTATAAGGGCCTTGTTTCCATGTGCGCGACAGCGACCAATCTATACGCCCATTACCATGGCAAGGAATCCCAGGAACTCCTTTATGCCAATGATGTGTTGGCGACCGGGGTTGCCGCATTCGGTCAAATCGCTTCAGCCATCAATATCGAACAACGCAATCTGAAGCTGGCCGAGCAGGTGACCGGTACCGATGATCGTTTCATCTGGAAGCTGCAGAACAATCTGGCCGACATGCTGCGTCAGATGGGGGCTCCGACACGTGCCTTGCAGTACGATCTGGCCGTGCTGGAGAAGCGGATCGGCTACTACGGTCCAAATCATTTCAACGTTTTGGTCAGCGCCAACAACACGGCGCAGGACTATCTGAACCTTGGCAAGTACGACGAGGCGTTGCGTCACTTCCAGCAGGACCGGGACATTGCCGTCGTTCTCAAGCAGGAAGGCAATCTGGTCGAACAGGCCGACGCATGGCTGCTCTACACCAGGGTGCTCTCTGGTGCGCAGCCGTTCGACCAGCCGACGCTGGCACGGCTGCAACAACTGACCACCGACCCGAACTATCCCGAAATACTGGCAATCAACATCGCTCACCTGCTCGCCGCGCATTTCATCGCAGTGGGCGACCCGGAAAACAGTATGAGCCAACTTGAGCGAGCCCAAAGCATCGCCGAAGCGACATACGGGGTGGTGCACCCGCTGACCTTTGCCGCGCGGCAGGGTTTGGCCAATCTCAAGGCGAAGACGAATCCGGAGGCGGCGGCCGCCGATTTCGCGGCACTCGACGATGACATGCTGCGTTGGAATTGGTTTCAGGTAAGCACCGCTGGCAACCCAGTCGTCGCCGAGGCCAGCCGAGCCCTGGCTGACGACATGCTGTACGACTATGCGCGCCTGGCAAAAGACAATGCATCGGTGGTGCCGGCATTTGCCGAAGCCGTGCGCCGCTGGCCGACGCTTGAAAATGAAAAACGCGATCTGTTGCGAAGACTGTCTCGCTTGATCGATCCGAACGATGCGGAGACACGGTATTTGATCCAGACCGGGATCCGGCTGTCGCTGGCCTATCAGGAGGCGGCGTCCAGCGGTGACAGTTCCGACGATCCAGGTGCGGTGCAGCCGGAACAGGTCGAGGCTGCATACCAAAAGGCCACCGCCAGAGTCATGGCCAAATACAGTTTCAGCCAGAGCGTGGTGGACAAGCCGCTGCCGTCGGCCGATACACTGCTGAAGCCAAACGAGGTGTTGATCGACTACTTCATCACCCGCAAGTGGCGGGCGGATCGGGAGAGTGCTTATCCGCTGGAAGATGAGCGCCTCTATGCCATCGTCACGCGCAAGGACCAGCAGCCTAGCCTCTACGATCTCGGCGATCCGCGCCGGATCATCCCGGCCGCTCGCGAAACACGCATGGCAAATCTGCGGTCGACGCGTTCCGCGCAGGAGCGCGGCGCCGTGACATTGATCGATCTGAACGCCACATTCACCGGCCTTTATGCCGGTCTGATCGCACCGTTGGAGCAATCGCTTGGCGGCGCCGACACGCTTTTCGTGGTGCCGGACGGAAAGCTGTTTTCAGTGCCGTTCCCCTTGCTGCAGGACGGTGAGGGCGCGTGGCTCGACGACCGCTTCGTCGTGCGCATGCTGACGAGGCCGGAAGCGCTGTTGAATGCCGGCGTCGATCAGGGTTTTCCCAAGACCGGTAAAGCTTTGCTGGCCGGCGGGTTGGACTATGCGCGAGGGTCGGAGAAGGGAGCGGAGCCGCTGCCAGGGACCCGCAAGGAGGTCGATACGATCGCCTCGATTCTGCGTGACGATGACTATTCGGTCGAAATGCTTACCGGACCGGCGGCCAGCGAACGGACGTTGCGCGAGGATATGGAGCAGGCGACGATTGCGCATCTGGCCACCCATGGCGCCTACCGCGATGAGAAAGAGGGCGGTGTGGGCGCCGTGAATGCGCTTTGGCAGAGCCAGGTCGTGCTGTCGCAATCGGGAGACCGGCAGTCGATGAAACGTGACGATGATGACGGCCGGCTCTATGGCATGGAATTGATGAATTGGAATCTGTCGGGCCTGGACCTGCTTGTCCTGTCCGCCTGCGAGACGGCACGTGGCCAGGAGACGTTCGTCGGCGGCTTACGTGGCCTGCCGACGGCCATCGACATTGCCGGCGCCAAACGCGCGCTGCTGACGCTGTGGCCGGTGGACGACGCCGGGACCGCCGCCTTCATGGTCGGGTTCTACAACCATCTTGCCGCTGGACAGACCTATCCGGAAGCGCTGCGCCAGACCCGCCGCGATGCTCGTGACGGCAAGATATTGGGCGCCCAGGACCCGCGGGTCTGGGCTGCCTTTGTCATGTTCGAGAACTGAGACCGGTCAAAGCGACTGCTTGCGTGTGAGCTGAGCTTTCAAGCCGATCGCGCCAACGCAAATGGCCCGGCTTGATCGTTTGGGCGGATGAGGCTCGACAGAAAAGACCCCTTTGCCTGCAGGAAGGCGTGCAGGCGCTGCGGATAGTCCGGCGCCACGGCGTGCCTGATCGACGGCCGATCACGCAGCGCCTGCCGCCAGGCCTGGACGTGCGGCTTGCCATCCAGGATGCCGAAATCGCCGATCCGGTCGAAAGCGTCGAGATATCGGAAAACTGGGCCGTAGACCGCATCGACGAGCGAGAAGCGGTCGCCGGCGAACCATGGGCCGGTGCCATCAGCCAGTTCGGCCTCAAGGCGATCAAACATTCCCGACAGGGCGCGGGACTCGGCGAGGAAGCCGGCCTCGGTCGGTGCCGAATAGAGCCGGCCGATGGCGTTCAGGCTGGCCGAGCCGAACTCGATCCAGGCGCGCTGGCGGGCGCGGGCATAGGGGTCGGCGGGGTGCAGAGGATTGGCCTGGGTCTCCTCGAGGAATTCGAGGATGACCGCGGATTCGAAGATTGTCGTTTCCTCGCCATTTCGCTGCACGCGCAGCAGCGGCACCTTGCCGAGCGGCGAGATCGCCTTGAACCAGTCCGGCTTGTCGGCGAGGTCGATGTCGACGCGTTCGAACGGCACGCCCTTTTCGGTCAGCGAGATCGCCGCGCGCTGGACATAGGGGCAGAGAGGATGGCTGACGAGAACGAGTTTGTCGGACATGATTTGCCTTTCGGTATTAATGCAATTGCATCTATGTAGATGCAGATGCATTGATCGTCAAGCTTGATGCAATTGCATCTATCTCTTATGGTACGGTCATGACCGAGAAAGCCACGCCTTCGCCGGAAGCCATCCAGGCCTGGGCTCGCCTGATGCGCGTTTCGCGCCAGCTGGTGGAGAGTGCTGAAGACGCGTTGAAGCAGGGCGGCCTGCCGCCGCTTGCCTGGTACGATGTGCTGCACGAGCTCGCCGAGGCGGGTGAGGGTGGCTTGCGGCCGTTTCAATTGATCGAGCGCACTCTGTTTGCGCAATACAACATCTCGCGGCTTCTGGCCCGGCTCGAGGTCGACGGGCTGGTGGAGAAGCTGACGGTGGTCGACGACGGCCGCGGCCAGACCATCCGCATCACGGCCAAGGGGCGAGAGACGCGCCGGCGGATGTGGGCCGTCTATGGCAGGTCGATCGCCGAACTGGTTGGCGCCAGGCTTACGCCGGACGAGCTGAACACGATGTCGGCACTGCTTGGCCGGCTGCGCCATCCGCCTGCCGGAGATTGAGGCTGGCCTGAGCTGCTATTGCGCACCGTCGCGATTTGCAGGCGAATATTTCTACTTTTCCCTCTTGCGCCGATCACCGGATTGCGCAATATGCCGAACCGTAACGTACGGTACGGCTGTGGGATGATCCACGGTGTTGGCCATCGAACGGGAACAGAGCGTGTTGCTGGCAAACGCCGACATCGATAGCAGCCAAGCGCTGACGGAGCGGCAGAAGGCCGTTCTGGATGCAGCATTGCGGCTGCTGGTCGAGGAGGGCGATCAACTGACCATGACCGCCGTGGCCAGACGGGCCAGTTGCTCCAAGGAAACGCTCTACAAATGGTTCGGCGACCGCGACGGGCTGTTGACGGCAACCGTGCAGTGGCA from Mesorhizobium sp. NZP2077 encodes the following:
- a CDS encoding NAD(P)/FAD-dependent oxidoreductase — encoded protein: MSRPVRLGGIGISYDIAIAGAGPAGLAMALYLKRAGHRVTLVERFEEPKPVGSGLILQPTGLTVLADLGLLDDILALGARIDRLHGADASTGRTVLDVRYDAQRGHRFGLAVHRAALFGVLFRAARREAIAIETGVEIETMEAGERATLICGNGRRAGPFDLIVDASGSRSKLRQSVGNAGAPRPLTYGAFWASLDWRGEGFDEHALLQRYDKACVMIGVLPIGRPEPGAERMAAFFWSLKPADADAVRAVGIDAWKERVVRLWPQSEAYTSQIDGFDQLSLARYGHHTMKLPVGRSLAVIGDAAHSTSPQLGQGANMALLDAAALSHALARTQSVEAALETYAKARRWHVRVFQALSLAFTPFYQSDSTALPFIRDRLVATIAKIPPAPQLLASMVAGTVIDPFRRAGLREARWDFGQNRVHDTTAS
- a CDS encoding CHAT domain-containing tetratricopeptide repeat protein; amino-acid sequence: MRIVASFLLMLVVALPLPQAQAQTPAQASQQGAADSQEALKARIDAAYKLMMDAGRFDEGYAQLRATLLDAARSDLYEFTVESYSNAGATFLNNQILDHAEEIFAEGLKTRAMQQDVEKRGDFYLNYAMLKQAEKDYKGLVSMCATATNLYAHYHGKESQELLYANDVLATGVAAFGQIASAINIEQRNLKLAEQVTGTDDRFIWKLQNNLADMLRQMGAPTRALQYDLAVLEKRIGYYGPNHFNVLVSANNTAQDYLNLGKYDEALRHFQQDRDIAVVLKQEGNLVEQADAWLLYTRVLSGAQPFDQPTLARLQQLTTDPNYPEILAINIAHLLAAHFIAVGDPENSMSQLERAQSIAEATYGVVHPLTFAARQGLANLKAKTNPEAAAADFAALDDDMLRWNWFQVSTAGNPVVAEASRALADDMLYDYARLAKDNASVVPAFAEAVRRWPTLENEKRDLLRRLSRLIDPNDAETRYLIQTGIRLSLAYQEAASSGDSSDDPGAVQPEQVEAAYQKATARVMAKYSFSQSVVDKPLPSADTLLKPNEVLIDYFITRKWRADRESAYPLEDERLYAIVTRKDQQPSLYDLGDPRRIIPAARETRMANLRSTRSAQERGAVTLIDLNATFTGLYAGLIAPLEQSLGGADTLFVVPDGKLFSVPFPLLQDGEGAWLDDRFVVRMLTRPEALLNAGVDQGFPKTGKALLAGGLDYARGSEKGAEPLPGTRKEVDTIASILRDDDYSVEMLTGPAASERTLREDMEQATIAHLATHGAYRDEKEGGVGAVNALWQSQVVLSQSGDRQSMKRDDDDGRLYGMELMNWNLSGLDLLVLSACETARGQETFVGGLRGLPTAIDIAGAKRALLTLWPVDDAGTAAFMVGFYNHLAAGQTYPEALRQTRRDARDGKILGAQDPRVWAAFVMFEN
- a CDS encoding glutathione S-transferase family protein, whose translation is MSDKLVLVSHPLCPYVQRAAISLTEKGVPFERVDIDLADKPDWFKAISPLGKVPLLRVQRNGEETTIFESAVILEFLEETQANPLHPADPYARARQRAWIEFGSASLNAIGRLYSAPTEAGFLAESRALSGMFDRLEAELADGTGPWFAGDRFSLVDAVYGPVFRYLDAFDRIGDFGILDGKPHVQAWRQALRDRPSIRHAVAPDYPQRLHAFLQAKGSFLSSLIRPNDQAGPFALARSA
- a CDS encoding MarR family winged helix-turn-helix transcriptional regulator, giving the protein MTEKATPSPEAIQAWARLMRVSRQLVESAEDALKQGGLPPLAWYDVLHELAEAGEGGLRPFQLIERTLFAQYNISRLLARLEVDGLVEKLTVVDDGRGQTIRITAKGRETRRRMWAVYGRSIAELVGARLTPDELNTMSALLGRLRHPPAGD